From the genome of Hyalangium gracile, one region includes:
- a CDS encoding GFA family protein, protein MTQTTETLTKQAPTPTVSPVKTYTGGCHCGAVRFEAQLDLSQPVSRCNCTICTKLGGTTTLVKPSAFRLLSGEESLSQYRLKGSPNYRAFCKHCGAQCYGAGNVAELGGDFCSVNVNCLDNVDPNELPCVYWDGRHDNWAAGPRNAPWPIRA, encoded by the coding sequence ATGACCCAGACGACCGAGACCCTCACCAAGCAAGCGCCGACCCCGACCGTGAGCCCCGTGAAGACCTACACGGGTGGCTGTCACTGCGGCGCCGTGCGCTTCGAGGCCCAGCTGGACCTCAGCCAGCCCGTCAGCCGCTGCAACTGCACCATCTGCACCAAGCTGGGTGGCACGACCACCCTCGTGAAGCCGAGCGCCTTCCGGCTGCTGTCGGGCGAGGAGAGCCTCAGCCAGTACCGGCTCAAGGGGAGCCCGAACTACCGCGCCTTCTGCAAGCACTGCGGCGCCCAGTGCTACGGGGCGGGCAACGTCGCGGAGCTCGGCGGCGACTTCTGCTCGGTCAACGTCAACTGCCTGGACAACGTGGACCCCAACGAGCTGCCCTGCGTGTACTGGGACGGCCGCCATGACAACTGGGCCGCGGGGCCGCGCAACGCGCCCTGGCCCATCCGAGCCTGA